The following proteins are co-located in the Apium graveolens cultivar Ventura chromosome 5, ASM990537v1, whole genome shotgun sequence genome:
- the LOC141660867 gene encoding uncharacterized protein LOC141660867, whose product MVQNSSDLDYSVYFEELQKPSIESEEVMEIDNNLNWMTPFINYLEKGELPEDKGKAQRLKAKAAKCLLEEGILYRQTFSSPILKCIGPAEAEYCLMEVHEGICRDHMSEKALAHKIIRQGYYWPTIHKDASDFVKKYKQC is encoded by the coding sequence ATGGTTCAGAATTCATCAGACCTAGATTActccgtctacttcgaagaacTACAAAAGCCCAGTATAGAATCTGAAGAAGTCATGGAGATAGACAACAACCTGAATTGGATGACTCCATTTATCAACTACTTGGAGAAGGGAGAACTCCCCGAAGATAAAGGGAAGGCTCAAAGATTAAAAGCTAAGGCAGCAAAATGTTTGCTTGAAGAAGGAATACTTTATCGCCAGACCTTCTCATCACCTATCTTGAAATGCATTGGCCCAGCAGAGGCAGAATATTGTTTAATGGAAGTCCATGAAGGGATATGTAGAGATCATATGTCAGAAAAGGCCCTGGCTCACAAGATAATAAGGCAGGGTTACTACTGGCCAACAATCCACAAAGATGCAAGCGACTTTGTGAAAAAGTACAAGCAATGCTAG